In Collimonas arenae, a single genomic region encodes these proteins:
- the mutL gene encoding DNA mismatch repair endonuclease MutL — MNAPLSPIRSIQQLPDNLISQIAAGEVVERPSAVVKELLENALDAGASQITVRLEQGGVKRIAITDNGRGITPEQLPLALARHATSKIASLHDLENVATLGFRGEALASIASVSQLTLTSRTADAAHASEIDGSTLAVTPSSGAQGTTVDVQDLYFNTPARRKFLKSDQTEFGHCAEVVRRIALARPDVSFSLTHNGKTVDHWIVTEMAKRSAGILGNEFANARLALDEAAGPLRLHGFVGLPTASKARADAQYFYVNGRFVRDKLLVHAVRAAYQDVLHGDRYPSYVLGLDLDPALVDVNVHPSKIEVRFRDSRAVHQFVFHAVSRALAQTSATSFGATPAPLASPSSAMPWIRGSQEHLQAILQPGAQMPPQVPQQQTSFGPSANGIAQTTANYGALFTDNPRSMDGSTSSYQAIPQAASQTLPSDDFPLGFALAQLHGIYILAQNTKGLVLVDMHAAHERILYEQLKGALDEDAMQVQPLLIPVTFFADAVEVGTAEENQETLHALGFDIAAISPTTLAVRSVPALLKNADAQTLARDVLRDVREFGGSRVLVERRNELLGTLACHTAVRANRILTAPEMNALLRQMEATERADQCNHGRPTWSQLALSDLDKLFLRGQ; from the coding sequence ATGAATGCACCGCTCTCCCCTATCCGCTCCATCCAGCAGCTGCCCGACAACCTGATTTCGCAAATTGCGGCGGGTGAAGTGGTCGAACGCCCGTCCGCCGTAGTCAAGGAATTGCTGGAAAACGCCCTCGACGCCGGCGCCAGCCAGATCACAGTCCGGCTCGAACAAGGCGGCGTCAAGCGCATCGCCATCACCGACAACGGCCGCGGCATCACGCCGGAACAATTGCCGCTGGCGCTAGCGCGTCACGCCACCTCAAAAATCGCTTCATTGCACGATCTGGAAAACGTCGCCACGCTAGGTTTTCGCGGCGAAGCCCTGGCCTCGATCGCATCTGTGTCGCAACTGACCTTGACCTCGCGTACCGCGGATGCCGCACACGCCTCGGAAATCGATGGCAGCACGCTGGCGGTGACCCCATCGTCAGGCGCGCAAGGCACCACCGTCGACGTCCAGGATTTGTATTTCAATACGCCGGCCAGACGCAAATTCCTCAAGTCCGACCAGACCGAGTTCGGCCATTGCGCAGAAGTCGTCAGGCGCATTGCGCTGGCTCGGCCGGATGTATCATTTTCGCTGACCCACAATGGCAAGACCGTCGATCACTGGATCGTCACGGAAATGGCCAAACGCAGCGCCGGCATCCTCGGCAACGAATTCGCCAACGCCCGCCTGGCGCTGGACGAAGCCGCAGGCCCACTGCGCCTGCATGGCTTTGTCGGCCTGCCGACCGCCTCCAAGGCGCGCGCCGATGCGCAATATTTCTACGTCAACGGTCGCTTCGTGCGCGACAAATTGCTGGTGCATGCCGTGCGCGCCGCTTATCAAGACGTGCTGCACGGCGACCGCTACCCTTCCTATGTGTTGGGCCTGGACCTGGATCCCGCGCTGGTCGACGTCAATGTGCATCCCTCGAAAATCGAAGTGCGCTTCCGCGATAGCCGCGCGGTGCACCAGTTCGTGTTTCATGCTGTCAGCCGTGCGCTGGCGCAAACTTCCGCGACCTCTTTCGGCGCCACGCCGGCGCCACTGGCGTCGCCTAGCAGCGCCATGCCCTGGATTCGCGGTTCGCAAGAACATCTGCAAGCGATCCTGCAACCTGGCGCTCAAATGCCGCCTCAAGTGCCGCAGCAGCAAACCTCGTTCGGCCCGAGCGCAAACGGCATCGCGCAAACCACCGCCAATTATGGCGCCTTGTTCACAGACAACCCACGCTCGATGGACGGAAGTACGTCAAGCTACCAAGCGATACCGCAAGCAGCCAGCCAGACCTTGCCCAGCGATGATTTCCCGCTCGGCTTTGCCCTGGCGCAGCTGCATGGTATTTACATCCTGGCGCAAAACACCAAAGGCCTGGTGCTGGTCGACATGCACGCCGCTCACGAGCGCATCCTTTACGAACAACTCAAAGGCGCACTGGATGAAGACGCCATGCAAGTACAGCCGCTGTTGATCCCGGTGACGTTCTTCGCCGATGCGGTGGAAGTTGGCACCGCCGAAGAAAACCAGGAAACCCTGCACGCGCTGGGCTTCGACATCGCCGCCATTTCCCCCACCACGCTAGCGGTGCGCTCAGTACCAGCCTTGCTGAAAAACGCCGATGCGCAAACACTGGCGCGTGACGTATTGCGCGACGTGCGCGAATTCGGCGGCTCGCGGGTACTGGTGGAGCGTCGCAATGAACTGCTCGGCACGCTGGCCTGCCACACCGCAGTGCGCGCCAACCGCATCCTGACGGCGCCGGAAATGAACGCCCTGCTACGCCAGATGGAAGCCACCGAACGCGCAGACCAATGCAACCACGGCCGCCCCACCTGGAGCCAGTTGGCGCTCTCCGACCTGGATAAACTCTTCCTGCGCGGCCAATAG
- the miaA gene encoding tRNA (adenosine(37)-N6)-dimethylallyltransferase MiaA, with amino-acid sequence MPSPSASPGQKPLVVAIMGPTASGKTASALEIARHIPSEIISVDSALVYRGMDIGTAKPSRAELDAVPHHLIDIMEPTQSYSAMQFRDDTLRLFADIHARGKQVLMVGGTMLYFKALRDGLDALPQADPALRARLDVEAAVIGVPGMHAKLALLDPVTAARLKPNDSQRIQRALEIIELSGQTMSSLLTNQPAPELPFDTLPIALEPSDRSVLHGRIAQRFDLMLDPQSGGLIQEVETLRARGDLHLGLPSMRCVGYRQTWEYLDGQYGYQDLREKGIAATRQLAKRQLTWLRAIPDRIVIDCIGDHVADTVLATVTNALKRP; translated from the coding sequence ATGCCATCACCCTCAGCAAGTCCCGGACAAAAACCGCTGGTAGTCGCCATCATGGGCCCCACCGCGTCCGGAAAAACCGCATCCGCGCTGGAAATCGCCCGTCACATCCCGTCCGAAATCATCTCGGTCGATTCGGCGCTGGTATACCGCGGCATGGACATCGGCACCGCCAAGCCCAGCCGCGCAGAACTCGACGCCGTGCCGCACCACCTGATCGACATCATGGAGCCGACACAGTCCTATTCGGCCATGCAATTCCGCGACGACACCCTGCGCCTGTTCGCAGACATCCATGCGCGCGGCAAGCAAGTGCTCATGGTTGGCGGCACCATGCTGTATTTCAAAGCCCTGCGCGACGGCCTCGACGCCCTGCCGCAAGCCGATCCGGCGCTACGCGCCAGGCTAGACGTCGAAGCCGCCGTGATCGGCGTACCCGGCATGCACGCCAAACTGGCGCTGCTCGACCCGGTGACCGCAGCACGCCTCAAACCCAACGACAGCCAACGCATCCAGCGCGCCCTGGAAATCATCGAACTGAGCGGCCAGACCATGTCCTCGTTGCTGACCAACCAGCCCGCACCGGAATTGCCCTTCGACACATTGCCAATCGCCCTCGAGCCATCCGACCGCAGCGTATTGCACGGCCGCATCGCCCAGCGCTTCGACCTGATGCTGGATCCCCAAAGCGGCGGCTTAATACAGGAAGTCGAAACCCTGCGCGCCCGCGGCGACCTGCACCTCGGCCTGCCATCGATGCGCTGCGTCGGCTACCGGCAAACCTGGGAATATCTGGATGGCCAGTACGGCTACCAGGATTTACGTGAAAAAGGCATCGCCGCCACTCGCCAGCTAGCCAAACGCCAGCTAACCTGGCTACGCGCCATACCAGACCGGATCGTGATCGACTGCATCGGCGATCATGTCGCCGATACCGTACTGGCGACGGTCACAAACGCCCTGAAACGCCCATAA
- a CDS encoding DUF2058 domain-containing protein has product MVSLQEQLLKAGLVDKNKVKVANQEKTKQKKIERRTGVQSVDEVRVAALEAQRKNAERARELNAQRDAAANQKAIMAQIAQMVQKNRQSAGAGDIAYNFTHNNKIERLYVSAAVQAHLIAGRLVIVCLGSATELVPRIIADKISERDPSLVVRVNKTGVEIDEDDPYAAFQIPDDLMW; this is encoded by the coding sequence ATGGTTTCGTTGCAAGAACAACTTTTGAAAGCTGGCCTGGTCGATAAAAACAAGGTCAAAGTGGCCAACCAGGAAAAAACCAAGCAAAAAAAGATCGAACGCCGTACCGGCGTGCAAAGCGTCGATGAGGTGCGCGTGGCCGCACTCGAAGCGCAACGCAAGAATGCCGAGCGCGCCCGCGAACTCAACGCCCAGCGGGATGCAGCCGCCAACCAAAAGGCGATCATGGCGCAAATTGCCCAGATGGTGCAGAAAAATCGCCAGAGCGCCGGCGCCGGCGACATCGCCTACAATTTCACTCACAACAATAAAATCGAACGGCTGTATGTGTCGGCTGCGGTCCAGGCGCATTTAATCGCCGGACGCCTGGTGATCGTTTGCCTGGGCAGCGCGACTGAGCTGGTCCCCAGGATTATCGCTGACAAAATCTCTGAGCGAGATCCGTCGCTCGTAGTGCGGGTGAACAAGACCGGCGTCGAGATTGATGAGGATGATCCGTATGCAGCCTTCCAGATTCCTGACGACTTGATGTGGTAG
- a CDS encoding GNAT family N-acetyltransferase translates to MKNFKLRTDRLELQLLSLDRVDAVAEYHIKNREHLAPWEPLRDDDYFDVQQCSERIKNAHANHELGTALHFIVSEIGSDRMIGACNFTNIVKGPFMACNLGYSLAHDAQGKGYMQEALHMAIRHVFESVGLHRIMANHLPGNLRSEKLLHGLGFEKEGYAKSYLRIAGKWQDHVLNSLVNPADKMP, encoded by the coding sequence ATGAAGAATTTCAAACTGAGAACAGACAGACTTGAATTGCAGCTCTTGTCTTTAGATAGAGTCGATGCAGTTGCCGAATACCACATCAAAAACAGAGAGCATCTGGCCCCGTGGGAGCCGCTGCGCGACGATGATTATTTTGATGTGCAACAGTGTTCGGAACGGATCAAGAATGCGCATGCCAATCACGAACTCGGTACAGCGCTGCATTTCATAGTCAGTGAGATTGGTTCAGACCGGATGATTGGCGCATGCAATTTCACCAATATCGTCAAAGGGCCATTTATGGCATGCAATCTTGGATATTCTTTGGCGCACGACGCACAGGGGAAGGGATATATGCAAGAAGCTCTGCATATGGCGATTCGGCATGTCTTTGAAAGCGTCGGCTTGCATCGGATCATGGCGAATCATTTGCCTGGCAACCTTCGCAGTGAAAAACTACTGCATGGCCTTGGATTTGAAAAGGAAGGCTACGCCAAGTCGTACTTAAGGATCGCAGGAAAGTGGCAGGACCACGTATTAAATTCACTGGTTAACCCTGCGGATAAAATGCCGTAG
- the map gene encoding type I methionyl aminopeptidase: MRYSTQKEHGKQIRLHDAEHFEHMRIAGRIAADTLDYIAPHVQAGVSTAELDRLCEEFMRAAGSIPATIDYHGYKHASCISVNHVVTHGVPSATKILKTGDIVNVDVTPKIEGNWHGDTSRTFKVGEVSILAGRLVDVAYRSMMAGVALVKPGNTLGDIGAEIDGIIRAAGFSSVRDFCGHGVGQIFHDTPQVTHQGTRGAGIVLEPGMFFTIEPMVNAGGYQVKVLGDKWTTVTKDHSLSAQFEHTVAVTENGVEIFTLSAREREERQIA, translated from the coding sequence ACGATGCAGAGCATTTTGAACACATGCGGATTGCAGGGCGGATTGCCGCCGACACGTTGGACTACATTGCGCCGCACGTGCAGGCTGGCGTTTCCACGGCCGAGTTGGACCGGCTATGCGAAGAGTTCATGCGCGCCGCAGGCAGCATACCGGCCACCATCGATTACCACGGCTACAAGCATGCCAGCTGCATTTCGGTCAACCATGTGGTCACACACGGCGTTCCTTCCGCTACCAAGATTCTGAAAACAGGCGACATCGTCAATGTCGACGTTACACCGAAGATTGAAGGCAACTGGCACGGCGACACCAGCCGTACTTTCAAAGTGGGCGAGGTGTCCATCCTCGCCGGCCGGCTGGTGGACGTTGCGTATCGCTCCATGATGGCAGGCGTGGCGCTGGTCAAGCCAGGCAACACGCTGGGCGACATAGGCGCCGAAATAGATGGCATCATCCGCGCCGCGGGATTTTCTTCGGTACGGGATTTCTGCGGGCACGGCGTGGGACAGATATTCCATGACACGCCGCAGGTAACGCACCAGGGCACGCGTGGTGCCGGCATCGTGTTGGAGCCAGGGATGTTTTTTACGATAGAGCCGATGGTTAATGCGGGCGGCTATCAGGTCAAGGTGTTGGGTGATAAGTGGACCACCGTCACTAAGGACCATTCGCTGTCCGCGCAGTTTGAACACACGGTGGCGGTCACCGAAAACGGCGTGGAGATATTCACGCTGTCGGCCAGGGAGAGGGAAGAACGGCAAATCGCCTGA